GGCATTGATGTTAGGGCTTTGGTAGTTATCAATCCAGGAAATCCAACTGGGCAGGTTTGCATTCATTGCTTTCTTGTCTAATTTGGAGAGCATCTTGGATTGTTGCAATTTCTGTTCACACCATATTCTGCATGTATCTACCTAAGGCATATATATTTGCAATTCTTGTATCTTTTTATGTGATTTTCCATTGTTAGGGAACATATGTATTTTTGTTTGTCTGCAATGTGCATGAAGCATTTGCAGCTGGTGCAGGTACCCAACAAAAGAACTGTAATCATGTTTTAATTCATTTGCAGGTTCTTGCTGAGGAAAACCAACGGGACATAGTGAAGTTCTGCAAAAATGAGGGACTTGTTCTTCTGGCTGATGAGGTAAGCGATTGTTACTTGAGCAACTCCACAACAAACTTTCAGCTGCTTAATTCCTTTTCGCTGTGCTGTCTGTAACATCAACACTATTCATATTGATAGGTGTACCAAGAGAACATCTATGTTGACAACAAGAAATTTAACTCTTTCAAGAAGATAGCGAGATCCATGGGATACAACGAGGATGATCTCCCTTTAGTATCATTTCAATCTGTTTCTAAGGGTAAATACGATGATCTGTTTTCTTATTTTCTATTGGCACTGGATTCTCAAAAGGATTTTCTTGCTGACAACAGGATATTATGGTGAATGTGgcaaaagaggaggctacaTGGAGATTACTGGCTTCAGTGCTCCAGTTAGAGAGCAGATCTACAAAGTGGCGTCAGTGAACTTATGTTCCAATATCACTGGCCAGATCCTTGCCAGCCTCGTCATGAATCCACCAAAGGTCAATGTTCTGTCATTGTTTAAATTTCTACCTAAGAAAGTGCAAAAGTCTCTAATCAGATACCATTATTTGATTCTGCAGGCTGGAGATGCATCATATGCTTCATACAAGGCAGAGAAAGATGGAATCCTCCAATCATTAGCTCGCCGTGCAAAGGTATACCAGGATTCCAATTCTCTTATACTGCTAAATGATATCTGGGAACAAATTGtagaattgtttttttcttgatgGCAGGCATTGGAGAATGCTTTCAACAGTCTTGAGGGAATTACATGCAACAAAACTGAAGGAGCAATGTACCTCTTCCCTCAGCTTAGTCTGCCACAAAAGGCAATTGACGCTGCTAAAGCTGCTAACAAAGCACCTGATGCTTTCTATGCCCTTCGTCTCCTCGAGGCAACCGGAATTGTTGTTGTCCCTGGATCTGGATTTGGCCAAGTGAGTCAACTTAATCTTTATACGAAGAATATAATATGCTTGTGCTTGTATCTGCTGATACTACTGGTTTGGACATATTAAGTCAAAACAAATTTTCCTTAAAAGATTCAACGTCACTTTTTATGCCACCAAATAACAATCatggttttttttctcataagTTCCTGAATATATCTTTGTGTTGAGCTTCTGCAACAAATATCTGAAAATAATCATCCCTGAATAGAACTTCTCATACTATTGCGTTCTTACCATGCTATTTGGTCACTAGatattttgtactccctccgtccctaaatatttgacgccgttgactttttaaaacatatttgaccgttcgtcttattcaaaaaaattaagtaattattaattcctttcctatcatttgattcattgttaaatatacttttatgtatacatatagttttacatatttcacaaaagtttttgaataagacgaacggtcaaacatgtttaaaaaagtcaacggcgtcaaatatttagggaaggagggagtactaaaaaTTTATTACTGGCATATGGTGATGTTATCAACTAAAAAGATTCCTGGGACACATCATGTATCTGCCTCTTTTGTTCTGTTTCAACAACTATCTTGTTATAATTCTGTGTGTCCAAACCTGAAAGCTACTTTGAAGTTTACGAACAATAAGCACTCCATGCACTTTATTTTTTGGCATATCCATGGTACTGATTTTGTTTTCCTCTTCTACTCCAAAGGTTCCTGGCACATGGCACATCAGATGCACAATCCTGCCACAGGAGGAGAAGATCCCCGCGATCATCTCCCGCTTCAAGGCATTCCATGAGGGCTTCATGGCAGCGTACCGCGACTGAATTGCCATTCACCATTGAACAGATGGGGAGTTCTATACAAGCCTGATGGATTTTCCCCaggccttctttttttttgtccccaTGATAGCATCATCGTGtagaccaaaacaaaataaatcaaaGCCAGACATGCTTTTTTTTAGTGTGCTAATCACAGAGGGTACTGAAAAACTGATGCCTTCGATGGCAAATTGAGGAGAAATTTACCTGCCATTTCGTTGTTGTGCCTGTTACTGTATAAATGTTAAGATTTTGGTGCAGAGGCAGCTATAGTTTTGAGATGTTGGAGTTGGCTGAACTGTATGAGAATGGCTTGATCTGATTGTGAGACCCACCAGCTATTCATCTCTGATTTGAATAGCGTTGGTTGGTAGGAGTGCTGCTGAACAAAATGCTCTGAATAAAATGAGACCTTTCAGTGTCTTTTACTCTGCTGTGCTGTCTACTGTAAATCACAACTTGCAAATAGTAAATTTTAGTATAGATTTATAATGCTTAGGTTAAAGATTCCTGCGGCACATGGTATTTGTTGCCTTGATGGTAGAAACAGAATCCCAATAATTTCAATCTATTTTTAAGGACTTGTAAATATATGTGACTGGATTAAATTTCATTATAAAATAAACATACTTATAAGCATATCTTAACACACTTAATTTTTTATAGAAGTTGGAAATAAATCGGTAAATGTTCCTGCTAAACTAAGTACAGGTAACTTGTTTTTTTCTCGTGATTTTTGACCATTTGCCACTCTCTTCAATGGCACATTCTCAAATAGTAGCAACCTCCCAGTGACTTGGATTATTTG
Above is a window of Oryza sativa Japonica Group chromosome 10, ASM3414082v1 DNA encoding:
- the LOC4348524 gene encoding alanine aminotransferase 2; amino-acid sequence: MAAPSVAVDNLNPKVLNCEYAVRGEIVIHAQRLQQQLQTQPGSLPFDEILYCNIGNPQSLGQKPVTFFREVIALCDHPCLLEKEETKSLFSADAISRATTILASIPGRATGAYSHSQGIKGLRDAIAAGIASRDGYPANADDIFLTDGASPGVHMMMQLLIRNEKDGILCPIPQYPLYSASIALHGGALVPYYLNESTGWGLEISDLKKQLEDSRLKGIDVRALVVINPGNPTGQVLAEENQRDIVKFCKNEGLVLLADEVYQENIYVDNKKFNSFKKIARSMGYNEDDLPLVSFQSVSKGYYGECGKRGGYMEITGFSAPVREQIYKVASVNLCSNITGQILASLVMNPPKAGDASYASYKAEKDGILQSLARRAKALENAFNSLEGITCNKTEGAMYLFPQLSLPQKAIDAAKAANKAPDAFYALRLLEATGIVVVPGSGFGQVPGTWHIRCTILPQEEKIPAIISRFKAFHEGFMAAYRD